A stretch of Chitinophagaceae bacterium DNA encodes these proteins:
- a CDS encoding G-D-S-L family lipolytic protein: MKTLLFTSIFALIALLMPSSLKKRVIFFGDSITEAGVHPGGYILRMDSMITKQGLGDRFELLGSGVSANKVYDLFLRMEDDVLKREPSIVVIYIGVNDVWHKRTGGTGTDADKFERFYEAIIKRLSDKNIKAVLCTPAVIGEKTDFSNEQDGDLNKYSNIIRDIAARNNLPLVDLRKAFLDYNLKNNPGNKEYGILTTDRVHLNARGNQLVAEEMLKIILAL, translated from the coding sequence ATGAAGACGCTGCTTTTTACCTCCATTTTCGCTTTAATTGCCTTGCTTATGCCTTCCAGTCTTAAGAAACGGGTCATCTTTTTCGGGGATTCCATTACCGAAGCGGGGGTACATCCGGGCGGGTATATCCTGCGGATGGATTCGATGATCACAAAGCAGGGCCTTGGCGACCGTTTTGAATTGCTGGGATCGGGGGTTAGCGCCAATAAAGTGTATGATCTTTTTCTGCGTATGGAAGATGATGTGCTGAAAAGGGAACCGTCCATTGTGGTGATCTATATCGGGGTGAATGATGTGTGGCATAAACGTACCGGTGGCACCGGCACCGATGCGGATAAGTTTGAACGGTTTTACGAGGCTATTATAAAAAGACTGTCAGATAAGAACATCAAAGCAGTACTCTGCACGCCGGCAGTGATCGGGGAGAAGACAGACTTCAGCAACGAACAGGACGGCGACCTGAATAAATACAGCAATATCATAAGGGATATTGCTGCCAGAAATAACCTGCCCCTGGTTGACCTCCGCAAAGCCTTCCTGGATTATAACCTGAAGAACAATCCCGGCAATAAAGAGTACGGTATCCTTACCACCGACCGGGTTCACCTGAATGCCCGCGGGAACCAGCTGGTTGCGGAAGAAATGTTAAAAATCATACTGGCCTTATAA